In Vespula vulgaris chromosome 10, iyVesVulg1.1, whole genome shotgun sequence, the following are encoded in one genomic region:
- the LOC127066764 gene encoding zinc finger protein 62-like isoform X2 produces MSYIEHESKFDQVTAKTYTHRAHNIFQFKEQSANTTENNFHEEGWCRTCAMKKNNVVNMTLKKRNTEMSLLSKLKLLIEIDDEDTLPLNMCYDCVKKLEQSFQFFQQIYIADNTLRHIFPKGQLDNDCYGITIDRVDGCVSDIEFDPILPSNEDDRLSMNHESNNIIKPKLLDTKDNERSLSKKVPTNEKLLKDTSASDKCGTVFSLLTDTCHSDEELHWTDVLNAIERQKITFLQKQVPMRRTKISCEFCISKFRLRRQLKTHLITHHPKLIRTMCMDCIIYYENELLLLEHRAIEHNDDQWYRCDHCQKVFSRKKGLRLHITRSHQRKKCYSCDLCKQQFASKQNLSLHIESGHPCVNIKKETLLDQEIKDVCMVNFDVDNADQSNNSKISLIEEPKIADVSIDKDFNHTDLSSTCPNNESQSIQLEKTIHSVEELIES; encoded by the exons ATGTCTTAT ATTGAACACGAATCGAAGTTTGATCAAGTTACAGCAAAAACATATACGCACCGTGCTCATAACATTTTTCAGTTTAAAGAACAAAGTGCAAATACcacagaaaataattttcatgaagAAGGCTGGTGTAGAACTTGtgctatgaaaaaaaataatgtagtTAATATgacattaaagaaaagaaacactgAAATGAGTCTTCTTTCAAAACtaaaattattgatagaaATTGATGATGAAGATACATTGCCATTAAACATGTGCTATGATTGTGTAAAGAAGTTGGAACAATCCTTTCAgttttttcaacaaatttatatagcAGACAATACATTGCGTCATATTTTTCCTAAAGGTCAATTAGATAATGATTGCTATGGTATAACTATAGATAGAGTGGATGGTTGCGTTAGCGATATAGAATTTGATCCAATATTACCATCTAATGAAGATGATCGATTGTCAATGAATCatgaaagtaataatataataaagccAAAATTGTTAGATACCAAAGACAATGAAAGATCTTTATCTAAGAAAGTCCcaacaaatgaaaaattattgaaagataCATCTGCCAGTGATAAGTGTGGCACTGTATTTTCATTACTTACAGATACTTGCCATAGCGATGAAGAACTTCATTGGACAGATGTTTTGAATGCAATAGAACGCCAAAAGATTACATTTTTGCAAAAACAAGTACCTATGCGtagaacaaaaatatcttgtgaaTTCTGTATTAGCAAGTTTAGATTAAGACGTCAGTTGAAGACACATTTAATTACTCATCATCCTAAACTCATTAGAACTATGTGTATGGATTGTATCATCTACTATGAGAATGAACTTCTTCTCTTAGAACATCGTGCTATTGAACATAATGATGATCAATGGTATAGATGTGATCATTGTCAAAAAGttttttctagaaaaaaaGGTTTGAGATTACATATTACTAGATCacaccaaagaaaaaaatgctaTTCATGTGATTTATGTAAACAACAATTTGCatcaaaacaaaatttatctttaCATATTGAAAGTGGTCATCCATgtgtgaatataaaaaaagaaacattactTGATCAAGAAATTAAAGATGTATGCATGGTTAACTTTGATGTTGATAATGCTGATCAATCCAACAATTCAAAGATATCTCTTATAGAAGAACCAAAAATAGCAGATGTATCTATagataaagattttaatcatACGGATTTATCTTCCACTTGTCCTAACAATGAATCACAATCCATACAATTAGAAAAAACTATCCATTCTGTTGAAGAACTTATTGAAAGCTAA
- the LOC127066766 gene encoding ubiquitin carboxyl-terminal hydrolase 22 isoform X1, whose translation MSDHGCIHLNNFKAAKGIQPYKVIHSYFVTSTSTEARVRKAVSCLCHTCKTYKDRLHSCLHCIFFGCYVKGHIQEHAKTKKHFLAVDLCYGNILCFQCGDYVYDRELLSVAKAQWSESAKSLSFGEFYRAWEPTQIEAELLRKHPRRRRVVENSTIGLRGLINLGSTCFMNCIVQALIHTPLLRDYFLADRHHCPQPTRCLVCEVSHLFQEFYSGSKAPLTLHKLLHLIWTHARHLAGYEQQDAHEFFIATLDVLHRHCEAAPILVKDNPHHCNCIIDQIFTGGLQSDVVCQACNGVSTTIDPFWDISLDLGTAAGASGSDNSGPPTSLLDCLERFTRAEHLGSSAKIKCSNCQTYQESTKQLTMKQLPIVASFHLKRFEHSSIQDKKISTFISFPEQLDMTPFMSHRRNGNNNSAMIEGLPKNGEDMAFSDNRYSLFAVINHEGSLETGHYTAFIRQQRDQWFKCDDHLITRAKLKDVLTSEGYLLFYHKQILEYGRNSKV comes from the exons ATGAGCGACCATGGCTGCATACActtgaataatttcaaagcAGCGAAGGGCATCCAGCCATACAAAGTGATACACTCCTATTTCGTGACCAGCACATCAACCGAGGCACGCGTAAGGAAG gcTGTAAGCTGCTTGTGTCATACTTGTAAAACTTACAAGGATCGTCTTCATTCTTGTCtccattgtatattttttggtTGCTATGTGAAGGGTCACATACAGGAGCATgcaaaaacaaagaaacattttttag CTGTGGATTTATGTTATGGTAATATTTTGTGCTTCCAATGCGGCGATTATGTTTATGATAGAGAATTGTTATCTGTTGCTAAAGCACAATGGAGTGAATCAGCAAAATCATTGAGTTTTGGAGAATTTTATCGTGCTTGGGAACCTACTCAAATAGAGGCAGAGTTATTGAGAAAACATCCAAGGCGAAGGCGTGTTGTAGAAAATTCTACGATAG GTCTAAGAGGACTTATAAATCTTGGCAGCACATGTTTCATGAACTGTATTGTACAGGCATTGATACACACTCCACTATTACGAGACTACTTCCTGGCTGACCGTCATCACTGCCCACAACCCACTCGCTGCCTAGTCTGTGAAGTGTCCCACCTTTTTCAGGAATTTTATTCCGGTAGTAAAGCACCTCTAACGCTTCATAAACTACTTCACTTAATCTGGACACATGCGAGGCATCTAGCAGGGTATGAACAGCAAGATGCGCACGAATTTTTTATCGCTACTTTGGATGTCTTACATAGACATTGCGAAGCTGCACCAATTTTGGTAAAAGATAACCCCCATCACTGTAACTGCATTATCGATCAAATATTTACTGGTGGACTTCAGAGTGATGTTGTTTGTCAGGCATGCAA tGGAGTTTCGACTACGATAGATCCTTTCTGGGACATATCTTTGGATTTAGGTACCGCGGCTGGCGCATCAGGATCCGATAACTCTGGACCTCCTACCTCGTTATTAGATTGTTTAGAGAGATTTACGCGTGCAGAACATTTAGGCTCTAgtgcaaaaattaaatgcagTAATTGTCAAACTTATCAAGAAAGTACGAAGCAATTAACAATGAAGCAACTACCGATCGTAGCTAGTTTTCATCTGAAGCGATTTGAACACTCCAGCATTCAAGACAAAAAGATCTCtacattcatttcatttccGGAACAATTAGACATGACTCCTTTCATGTCACACAGAcgtaatggtaataataatagcgcTATGATCGAAGGCTTGCCGAAAAATGGAGAAGATATGGCGTTCAGTGACAACCGATACTCATTGTTTGCTGTAATAAACCATGAAGGTTCTCTCGAGACAGGACATTATACAGCTTTCATAAGACAACAAAGGGATCAATGGTTCAAATGCGATGACCATTTGATAACAAGAGCAAAATTAAAAGATGTCTTAACTAGCGAAGG gtatttgcttttttatcataaacaAATTTTGGAATATGGACGAAATAGTAAGGTGTAA
- the LOC127066764 gene encoding zinc finger protein 62-like isoform X1, whose amino-acid sequence MEEVTKCSYINCRDLREKEQIFHELPVSDIGLCVKWLVNSGHEYLIGRDFATLRSMKFFVCSNHFKSDSYLAKGTLKENAVPQPYWYYNTVGRINDMSYIEHESKFDQVTAKTYTHRAHNIFQFKEQSANTTENNFHEEGWCRTCAMKKNNVVNMTLKKRNTEMSLLSKLKLLIEIDDEDTLPLNMCYDCVKKLEQSFQFFQQIYIADNTLRHIFPKGQLDNDCYGITIDRVDGCVSDIEFDPILPSNEDDRLSMNHESNNIIKPKLLDTKDNERSLSKKVPTNEKLLKDTSASDKCGTVFSLLTDTCHSDEELHWTDVLNAIERQKITFLQKQVPMRRTKISCEFCISKFRLRRQLKTHLITHHPKLIRTMCMDCIIYYENELLLLEHRAIEHNDDQWYRCDHCQKVFSRKKGLRLHITRSHQRKKCYSCDLCKQQFASKQNLSLHIESGHPCVNIKKETLLDQEIKDVCMVNFDVDNADQSNNSKISLIEEPKIADVSIDKDFNHTDLSSTCPNNESQSIQLEKTIHSVEELIES is encoded by the exons atggaAGAAGTTACAAAGTGCAGTTATATCAATTGTCGTGatcttcgagaaaaagaacaaatatttcaCGAATTACCAGTAAGCGATATTGGTTTATGCGTTAAATGGCTGGTAAACAGTGgtcatgaatatttaattgGACGCGACTTTGCAACTTtacgatcgatgaaattttttgtatGCAGTAATCATTTCAAAAGTGATTCTTATTTAGCCAAAGGAACGCTGAAAGAAAATGCTGTACCCCAACCATATTGGTATTATAATACTGTTGGAAGAATTAATGATATGTCTTAT ATTGAACACGAATCGAAGTTTGATCAAGTTACAGCAAAAACATATACGCACCGTGCTCATAACATTTTTCAGTTTAAAGAACAAAGTGCAAATACcacagaaaataattttcatgaagAAGGCTGGTGTAGAACTTGtgctatgaaaaaaaataatgtagtTAATATgacattaaagaaaagaaacactgAAATGAGTCTTCTTTCAAAACtaaaattattgatagaaATTGATGATGAAGATACATTGCCATTAAACATGTGCTATGATTGTGTAAAGAAGTTGGAACAATCCTTTCAgttttttcaacaaatttatatagcAGACAATACATTGCGTCATATTTTTCCTAAAGGTCAATTAGATAATGATTGCTATGGTATAACTATAGATAGAGTGGATGGTTGCGTTAGCGATATAGAATTTGATCCAATATTACCATCTAATGAAGATGATCGATTGTCAATGAATCatgaaagtaataatataataaagccAAAATTGTTAGATACCAAAGACAATGAAAGATCTTTATCTAAGAAAGTCCcaacaaatgaaaaattattgaaagataCATCTGCCAGTGATAAGTGTGGCACTGTATTTTCATTACTTACAGATACTTGCCATAGCGATGAAGAACTTCATTGGACAGATGTTTTGAATGCAATAGAACGCCAAAAGATTACATTTTTGCAAAAACAAGTACCTATGCGtagaacaaaaatatcttgtgaaTTCTGTATTAGCAAGTTTAGATTAAGACGTCAGTTGAAGACACATTTAATTACTCATCATCCTAAACTCATTAGAACTATGTGTATGGATTGTATCATCTACTATGAGAATGAACTTCTTCTCTTAGAACATCGTGCTATTGAACATAATGATGATCAATGGTATAGATGTGATCATTGTCAAAAAGttttttctagaaaaaaaGGTTTGAGATTACATATTACTAGATCacaccaaagaaaaaaatgctaTTCATGTGATTTATGTAAACAACAATTTGCatcaaaacaaaatttatctttaCATATTGAAAGTGGTCATCCATgtgtgaatataaaaaaagaaacattactTGATCAAGAAATTAAAGATGTATGCATGGTTAACTTTGATGTTGATAATGCTGATCAATCCAACAATTCAAAGATATCTCTTATAGAAGAACCAAAAATAGCAGATGTATCTATagataaagattttaatcatACGGATTTATCTTCCACTTGTCCTAACAATGAATCACAATCCATACAATTAGAAAAAACTATCCATTCTGTTGAAGAACTTATTGAAAGCTAA
- the LOC127066766 gene encoding ubiquitin carboxyl-terminal hydrolase 22 isoform X2 has product MSDHGCIHLNNFKAAKGIQPYKVIHSYFVTSTSTEARVRKAVSCLCHTCKTYKDRLHSCLHCIFFGCYVKGHIQEHAKTKKHFLAVDLCYGNILCFQCGDYVYDRELLSVAKAQWSESAKSLSFGEFYRAWEPTQIEAELLRKHPRRRRVVENSTIGLRGLINLGSTCFMNCIVQALIHTPLLRDYFLADRHHCPQPTRCLVCEVSHLFQEFYSGSKAPLTLHKLLHLIWTHARHLAGGVSTTIDPFWDISLDLGTAAGASGSDNSGPPTSLLDCLERFTRAEHLGSSAKIKCSNCQTYQESTKQLTMKQLPIVASFHLKRFEHSSIQDKKISTFISFPEQLDMTPFMSHRRNGNNNSAMIEGLPKNGEDMAFSDNRYSLFAVINHEGSLETGHYTAFIRQQRDQWFKCDDHLITRAKLKDVLTSEGYLLFYHKQILEYGRNSKV; this is encoded by the exons ATGAGCGACCATGGCTGCATACActtgaataatttcaaagcAGCGAAGGGCATCCAGCCATACAAAGTGATACACTCCTATTTCGTGACCAGCACATCAACCGAGGCACGCGTAAGGAAG gcTGTAAGCTGCTTGTGTCATACTTGTAAAACTTACAAGGATCGTCTTCATTCTTGTCtccattgtatattttttggtTGCTATGTGAAGGGTCACATACAGGAGCATgcaaaaacaaagaaacattttttag CTGTGGATTTATGTTATGGTAATATTTTGTGCTTCCAATGCGGCGATTATGTTTATGATAGAGAATTGTTATCTGTTGCTAAAGCACAATGGAGTGAATCAGCAAAATCATTGAGTTTTGGAGAATTTTATCGTGCTTGGGAACCTACTCAAATAGAGGCAGAGTTATTGAGAAAACATCCAAGGCGAAGGCGTGTTGTAGAAAATTCTACGATAG GTCTAAGAGGACTTATAAATCTTGGCAGCACATGTTTCATGAACTGTATTGTACAGGCATTGATACACACTCCACTATTACGAGACTACTTCCTGGCTGACCGTCATCACTGCCCACAACCCACTCGCTGCCTAGTCTGTGAAGTGTCCCACCTTTTTCAGGAATTTTATTCCGGTAGTAAAGCACCTCTAACGCTTCATAAACTACTTCACTTAATCTGGACACATGCGAGGCATCTAGCAGG tGGAGTTTCGACTACGATAGATCCTTTCTGGGACATATCTTTGGATTTAGGTACCGCGGCTGGCGCATCAGGATCCGATAACTCTGGACCTCCTACCTCGTTATTAGATTGTTTAGAGAGATTTACGCGTGCAGAACATTTAGGCTCTAgtgcaaaaattaaatgcagTAATTGTCAAACTTATCAAGAAAGTACGAAGCAATTAACAATGAAGCAACTACCGATCGTAGCTAGTTTTCATCTGAAGCGATTTGAACACTCCAGCATTCAAGACAAAAAGATCTCtacattcatttcatttccGGAACAATTAGACATGACTCCTTTCATGTCACACAGAcgtaatggtaataataatagcgcTATGATCGAAGGCTTGCCGAAAAATGGAGAAGATATGGCGTTCAGTGACAACCGATACTCATTGTTTGCTGTAATAAACCATGAAGGTTCTCTCGAGACAGGACATTATACAGCTTTCATAAGACAACAAAGGGATCAATGGTTCAAATGCGATGACCATTTGATAACAAGAGCAAAATTAAAAGATGTCTTAACTAGCGAAGG gtatttgcttttttatcataaacaAATTTTGGAATATGGACGAAATAGTAAGGTGTAA